The sequence AAAGTTCAAAGTTAAGGTGGCTGGGGAATTATCATATGAGTATGACGTTACCCTGCAGGAATCCAATTTGAGAccgttttttttatactacttgtTAATAATATAACCAGCTATACTAAGACAAATGTATTGATTGATGTTTGttgatgacattaaaaaatacagcaaTATGAATAATGTTGCAGAGTCTAAGTAATTGCAACAGGATATTGACTAGGTAGATTAATGGTTAATTGACAATAGAATGCCACTGAACCTCAATAAAGCGGTTGCAGTAACATTTTGAAGAAAGGCAACGACTGTAAATTATGACTGTAATATAGCTGGTGACAACATCAGAAGAGAGAGACCAGCATATGTGACCTAGGAGtgctttttaatacaaaactgttGTTTAGTGGTCACGTCgaatgtattttttcaaaggCCAGAGGGAATTTGGGGTTGCTTCTATGGGTTGGAAGAAGATTTCATATAGCAGATACAATATTAAGGTTGTATAAAACTACTGTTAGACCTATACTTCAATATTATTTCACAATATGGCATTACAATCAGGACTATACTAGTGATAAGGTCCAGAAAAAGTTATTATCAGCCATATATCATCAGAGTTTGTATAACGGAGCTCTGTCATACGAGGATGATTGTCAGGGTTTGAACATCTCAACCCTGGAAAAGAGAAGAGCAATGTATGATATGATGTTTGTATCAAACAAATTGTTAATGGACAAATTGATATTGACTTATCAAAAGTAGGAATTTAAGACCCAAATGTGAATGTGAGGAGTAATTTGTTCTCAAAGACACTCGTTGATTGAGCCCACTAGATAGGTGTGTTCGAGTTTTGAATGacttatacagaggaaatgacaTTGATGTATTTATTCCAAGACCATCTAATGAGTTTAGGAAGATGATACTTGAAGAAATTGAAGAACTAAGTTGCATGGATAACTGAATAAGCAGCAAGCTGCTTAAGCAGCAAGCTGAATAAGCAGCAAGCTGACATAGTGTAGCAAGTTTACTTTTGATAGAGTGCAGCATCGTTGGTTATAGGTTTTatattaatagcattttttagtttattgttaaatCTTTCTTCTGAGAAGTTCCAATGGTTCATTATAGATTATAGTTTTTTCCTTTCCTGATAGGTCAAGTGTAGTATATTGAAGGTATTTATTACTGTCCTACCACACTTGCTTCCACAATAGAATAGGTCATTCTCGCTTCAGTACGGCTCTTTTTACGGAGGTTGGAGGTGGCTATAAGGGTACCTTATAGCCACCCTCCTTTTGGAGGAggtcatccaaaaaaaaaaaattatattaacacttAACTGAAATTTGCATTATTCTTCCAGTTCCTGTGCAAGTTCACCATCTTCTCTGTCTTCATCGGAAGTGGAAGTTGTAGAGCCTGATACTCATGTTTTgttaatagttcatcaaaatagtactttatttttgaatttctatgtgatttaattatgtcatacaatTGTGGTCTTAACACTActttatttaacagaatatttttcttttctaaccaGTTAATCATGCCACTTTTTATACCATTTGAATTCATTGTCTTCTCTAGAAGTGGATTGTGGTATGGCGCATTATCGATAACAACCATTGTGGTGAGGGGGTGgaagaccaggaattaatttttcagatgcttACTTCATGAAATTGTTATTGTTGATGCTGTCCTGATAGTTAGCTTTTTAAACTCGTTTTCCAAGTTAACATCGCGTTCGGAATGAACCCCATTTTTTCTCCAGCGTGGATTACGATTAACcaatcacctttattaatcggcactttTACACCTGCACCACTGACATTCCACCACGATTTTGTCGTCGAATGGgatgttaatataaatttcgtctaaataaacaatcaaagaaattttttctgcaatcagtaatttttaaaaaatattctattctctTCCACTGAATGTCCTATTTCTCAGaggattttattattagttttacaccacttaaaccctaactctttcaggatagctGCTAGTGTAGTCCTAGGACCTTTAAATTCAATAttcttttgaagtttttctcgtaatttatttaaagtgggtAGTTCATTATGTTTTGCGTGAAATCATTAACTGTTCTTCTTACAACGCCTTGGTCAAAGCTGTCCGAGAGGGATAGTTAATCCACTAACTGGTTTCGAACATTGTTCTTACTTTTTCTTGCGCTATCAGGGTTTGTATAACGGAACTCTGTCTTATGAGGATGATTGTCAGGGTTTGAACACCTTAACCATGGAAAAGGGAAGAGCAATGTATGATATGATGTTTGTATATAAGGCTGTTAATGGACATTTGATGGGTTGAATGAGCATGACTGCAATTTAGATTTAAGAATATCCTGCTCTTCTTTTTGTAGTTACTTTGTTTGTGATCTTGAAATTCCACAAGCTGCAgtggttctttcttcacatttttgaatacGTATCAAATTTTTGTCCTCGTCTAATTTTCCAAACTTTATGCTCCTTTCTTTGTAAAATCGTAACTATTTCACTAGTTTGACAATGgagttttttcttcttaacttTGGATATAAATTCtgtcattgcaaaaaaaaatcactaacaaaaaacatacaaattcatTAACACTCACAAAACATTAACTAACATGCCACACATTACAGAAGGAAATAACTATACCATTCGGAACACgccaagaattgaactaaatcattttatttagaattaatagtAAACAGTACGAAAAACATATTACTTAGCAATTCTATGAATACGTATAAAATGactaagctattaataaattattataatttgttataacaatataaataatactaatacctattacaagttcatataaatataactcaaatgaaatattttgataacttttattcgTACAAAAGTAGTTATTCATTTTATGATACACTTGATGGAGGAAATgtaataattatctattaatgCAAGTGTAAACTActcttttttgtattgtgtgccgtgagaaatatttataagtacgctaaatattttttaacgaaattattgCCTGAACTTaaagaaattgataataaattttaattgtggaaagaattttcgttatttattaaacatacacTATAATGGTTAAAAAATTCGGTTTCTAAATCAACCTATGTTAGagaaaagattaatataatgccctttctttctttttttcctgtttagcctccggtaactaccgtttagataattcttcagaggatgatatgtatgagtgtagtcttgtacattctcagttcgaccattcctgagatgtgtggttaattgaaacccaaccaccaaagaacaccggtatccacgatctagtattcaaatccatgtaaaaataactggctttactaggacttgcacggtgtaactctcgacttccaaatcagctgatttgggatgacgggttaaccactagaccaacccggtgggttaatataaTGCCCTGCAGGCCGACTGCCTGCCTCGTGCGAACAAGATTTCATTTCCATCGTACTTAGTGTAAGTTACTTTATTTCGTTGTTTCGACAATatgaatctgaaaaataaaaatttttaaatacttaaaaacaatcggtatctatttaataataattaattgaacaaaaaaaaaaaataaactaactatcCTTAAAAGTGATATCTACAAAATGTATAAGACACTGTCCGAAGAAGGAAAGGCTGATTATTCAGTGCAGGTTATGTTTCACCCTTGACATGTGGTTCTTGACGGATATTTATCGAAGGGACGTAAGTTTGAAAGTTATCATTTTAAGTGATATGTTAAAGATTGCATACGCTAACTACAAACTGGCTGATAAGTTATTCTCAAACCgtgtaaatttcagaaaaaataatcatttgatttttaatgaactaaatattactgaattaaattttaaaatcttaaatacgATAAGAACATGACCTatgtataataacaatttttttaattttcggggTTTACTGTTTCACAGTATCTatgagttaaatattataaaggtgTCTGTGTAAAACTTTGTGgctaaattatgaattaaaacaaaaactactgCTAACTAAAATTGCTCTGTAATTTGTAACACAAATATGTAATCATCATCGTATGTTATAACCttaaaataaagtgattttacagattgaaattatcatttatcttatggagtagtttattttcaaattaaatgatgGATAAAATTCAGTCATTATATTCTTGGGATACAGAATACAGTGCTGATTCTTTAGAATGGTGTCCTATTCAAAAATTTCATGATGTGTTTGTTTGTGGAACATATAAGTTGGAACAGAACTCTGGAAATGATGATTCTGTCAATCCAAAATGCCAGCAAAGGATTGGACGACTTTATCTTTTTGTATGTCAGAATGTAGAaccatatttgttaaaaaaacaggATATTGAAATGCCAGCTGTGTTAGACTGTAAATGGTGCCCTGTTCCTTTGTTAGGAAAAGTTCTTTTAGCTGTAGCCAATGCTAAAGGAAAAATTTGCATCTATGAGCTGTGCACAACTGGTAAGTAGTATTTTGGATAAAAAGTTGCAGTTTACTATATTTTAGGATAACTGAAATTACCAGTTAATGTAGTTGATCAGGTCATTCTGAGCTGTTATCAACTAAAGTTTTGttaatactttaatataccaAAGATAGATAGCTTAGCATCAGGAAAACACAATATTAATTGTCCGAAAACTGGTTTGGACAGTGGGTTACATGTACAAAGAGAACGTGTCGCTGTATTATCTCTAGTCCGTTAACTATCAGTTTAGTGAGTTATTGAGATCTGTTCTCAGGTCAGAGAATGGATGCTAATCCATTCTGTGTAGATAGGTTAGTGTTAAGGTTAGATTTATATGGAGAGAGGTCAGGTATAAATTACTAAGTTATGGCAATACTTATCGCCATCTTATAGGACAATTGACCAAATCTATCGACTAAAAAATATAGTTGCTGTAGAGATAATACATGTTCTGTGCTATCAGTCATGTGTACGACTGATATCACCTTAATAAAAGAGTGCCATTAACGGCTGACACAGAATCTGACTCTGACAATTATAAAGGTTAGTTTATTCCTCACCAAAAAAACTCTATAAACGTAATCCTAACCTCTCTCCACAGAACAGATTAACAAATGAACAGGTCACCATAATCCACAAAATTAATTGAATAGAGTAGATTACTAATTGACAAGTGCTGATAAAAGTGTGCATAGGTCATCCACTGTGCAATTTAGCAGGCTACGATGTTGCACAGGTCAGCCACTGTTCAAACCTGCTTTCCAACATTTATATCTTGTGTTTTCCTGATACTAAGCGTATCTATTATGGCATactaagatatgaaaaaaattgagtgATCAAGTAATTGCccagaattaattttgatgagttttaaaatttcttgtgagtaaatatttttaaattatgatctttaatgtaaaatactattaatgttataaaaacaaaacattaaacacaATACCTGTCTTAAATAGcctactaatttttttacttttcttttatgagcatttaatttgtaagtacaattttgatttaaagaacttttatttggttaaaagagtttataatttttatttttgttcgaaTGCTGCATTTGATGTTCGAAAACATTCTAGCAGTACTTGTAACCTTTAGGTATGACTAGTCTAATATTACAATATCCTATCCTACGTGATGAGACAACATACAAGTGAATTGTTGTACAAGGATTATCTGTTTGGCTTTCATCTATTTGAAAACCACTAAAGAAAGTCAGATGGTATTAGTAAATATTAAGAGTAtctgcaaaattttaaatctatattttaaatttgcagttatgaacttgatttaaaaaataaagttcataaaatattgaCATTCAAATTTTTGTCTGTAAAACACCATATTTATAGCTGTATTGTTTTTAGGCCTACATTTATTCATAAGATAAGTGCACCACTTCATTTACTTAATCAGAAATTAAGCAGTTGTGTGTATGTTATTTTTACTGTCAACTTTGAACCTTACCAAGAGTTATGTTAGTTAAATCCTGGACAAGAAGTTAAATGCACCAATTTTTCGAGGAGATTATAGATAAAGTTTATCCTCTTCTCTtcctaatttatttgtaatcaatCTATTTCTATTTCAATCAAGGAACAAGTTAGTATTCATAACTTTGTACTCATTCCTCTCTAGTACTTCCTGAACTTTGCATAGTGGTGTTGGTAAAGCAAACTTTTAGACCTATGACTATTCTTACACCTCTgttaattatgtttgtattttttcttacagATTAAAGGATATGCCTAAAAACCTTTGGgttaactttattatatatatatttttttcttttagaaaatggAGATTGCTCAAATGGTTAtccaaaattagttttacttgTAGAAAAGGAACTTCCAACGCACAATGCAGAAGATAAACTTTCTCTTTCCATCGATTGGTCGGTAGGAATAAACTGTTGTTCTTATAATCAGATTAGTTTGGCCGTTAGTGATTCTAAAGgttgtatatcaatttttttattaaatgataattcatTAGAACTTCAGTATCACTGGAAAGCACATGAATTTGAAGCTTGGATAGtttcttataattattcaaatactaACGTTATTTATACTGGTGAGTACatcatttttccaatttaattatttgttatagtttaagggaaaaaattaatttttgcccATTTCTGGAATGCCTTTTATCCTTTTTTTGCTTTAACAAATAAATGCCTTCTATCTTGAACATCAAACgagacagaattaaaaaaaagaaaaactgatctTTTACATTAAGAcaagaatgttttcttttttttcagaaattttgtaattacatgatctcaaaaaatggaaaatgccCTTGTCATTAGGGAGGCCAATAAATGGCAATATTTCACAGGATTTGTTGCAACAAATTGTAATCTTGGTAGTCCTGGTGCCACACTTAATAAGATACAGCACAAGTAGTGTTCTATTGGTGCTGTAGTCATTTTATTCCATTGTTTAGC comes from Lycorma delicatula isolate Av1 chromosome 3, ASM4794821v1, whole genome shotgun sequence and encodes:
- the LOC142322466 gene encoding diphthine methyltransferase; the encoded protein is MMDKIQSLYSWDTEYSADSLEWCPIQKFHDVFVCGTYKLEQNSGNDDSVNPKCQQRIGRLYLFVCQNVEPYLLKKQDIEMPAVLDCKWCPVPLLGKVLLAVANAKGKICIYELCTTENGDCSNGYPKLVLLVEKELPTHNAEDKLSLSIDWSVGINCCSYNQISLAVSDSKGCISIFLLNDNSLELQYHWKAHEFEAWIVSYNYSNTNVIYTGGDDCRLCVYDTRCTDSPVLTSRLHSAGITSMHYSTFSEYLFVSGSYDENIFIWDTRQMKRNIGSVNVGGGVWRLKWEPSKGQHLLAACMYNGFCVLDAIDKSDPKIVAEFNEHESLAYGADWCHGSKTFLKEKLLNFISSNKLNLHVQQTLVDLKLIGTCSFYDHKLCVSTFISSNDKLL